ACGCGGGACGGCTCACGCTCGGCCCGGGAGTGCGCACCGACTGGACCCTCTTCCGCGAGCTGGTGCGCCGCTCGCACGGCGACGAGACCGCGAGAGCCGTCCTCCTGGAGCGGGCGCTCGGCCTCGTCCGGGGGCCGCTGCTGGCGGGCAGGCCGCCCGGCAGGTACGCGTGGCTGGCGGCCGACGAGCTGGAGTACGACGTGGCGGCGGCCGTCGCCGACGCCGCCCACCGGCTGTGCGAGATCAGGCTGGCGCACGGCGAGGCGGACGCCGCGGTGGCCGCCGTCCGCGCGGGCCTGCTGCTCGCTGCCGACGACGAGGGGCTCTGGCGCGACCTGCTGCGCGCCACCCACGCCACAGGTGACCAGGTACGGCTGCGCGCCGTCGTCGAGGGCCTGACCCGCAGATCGGCCTCGCACCCGTACGGCGGGGGGATGGCCTCCGAGACCGAGGCGCTCATCGACGAGCTGCTGCCGTCGTGGCGGATCCACGTGGTCAGGGAGTCGTCGGCATGATGCGTACCGAGAAGAGACAGATACCAGGACTGATCGCGCCGGTGGTCGCCGTCGCCCTGCTCGGGGCGGGTTGCGCGGACGCGGGCGCCGATCGGCCCTTCACCCCCCGCAAGGCGGCGGCCGCTCCCACGACGGCTACCAGCCCCGCGGTGACGGAGACCATCGTGGTGGGGCCGAAGACGAAGGTGCTGGTGGAACGGCCGGTGATCACCGATCCGCGGCACGCCGAGCTGCTGAAGGCGTTCACCGACATCTACGCGGGCATGTGGCGGGCCGTCGTCACCGGCGACGAGTCCTACCTCGAAAGGGTGGCCGATCCGGGCGGGCGCGCGGCGATCGGCTGGGTGCGCGGCTTCGAGGACAGGTCGGTGCGCGGCACCGCGCGGGTCTTCGCGATGAACGTCACGGCCGTCATGGACGGCGGCGCCGAGGTCAGCGCCTGCGTCGACGAGACCCGCCTGCGCCTGCTGTCGGGCAGGGGCGGCGTCGCCGTACCGGACCAGCCGGGGTGGACCCGGGCCGCCTACCTGCAGGCCATGATCCTGAGCAGGGGCGACGACGGGATCTGGCGGGTCAAGGACTTCAGACACGGCAAGGAAGGGTGCGCACGATGAACCGTCTCCTCTCGGTCGCCGCCGCGGGCCTGCTGCTGCTCGATCCGGGCGGCCCGCGCGGCGACGGCTTCCAGGACGGCCGTACGGCGGGCGTCCGCCTCGAGAACTCCAAGATCGTGATCACCGGCAACGGCGCGAAGGGCGGCAAGGCCGACGGCTACCAGCTGAAACGCCCCTGCTGGTACGAGCCGGGCCCCGACGCCTCCCAGATGCTCAGGACCCAGGAGGAGGTCAGGGCGTACTGGTTCAGGATGCATCCCGACGGCACCGAGGAGCAGTTCCAGACCTTCCTCAAGCAGTTCAAGGACAAGATCGGCAAGCCGGGCCGGTGGTGGACCCCCGCCTACAACGAGGCCGACGCGAGGGGCAGGGCCTGCTGGGGCGGGCTCGACCAGTTCGTGTGGGTGCCGCCGGGCACCACGCCGCCCGCCGGCATCACGCTCGCCGAGCTGGTGGAGATCGCCCGCGCGGCGCTGACCGTGCCCGAGCCGCGGATCAAGCTGAACCCGGACGTCAAGAGCTACGTCAACCTGCCGACCTGGGTGTGGCTCGAGGGCGTGGGAGAGACCACGCGCTCGGTCACCGCCTCGATCCCCGGCATCATGAGCGCGACCGTCACCGCGTCCCTGGAGGACATAAAGATCGACGCGGGCACGTCGGCCGACCGGGCCGAGGTGCGTGAGGAGTGCGGGGCGTCGGGCCTGCCGTACCGGAAGGGCGCGGAGTTCACCTGCGGCGTGCGGTACCTGCGCGCCTCGATCGACCAGCCGCGCGAGGTGTACGTGCTGACGGTCACCACCGTCTGGCCCGTCGAGGTGGAGGACGACGTGGTGCCCTTCGCCTACGACCCGGTCGAGGTGGGCGCCACCCGCGACGTGCCGGTGGGAGAGGTGCAGAGCACGGTCAGGCGGCCCTGACCGCTCAGCCGACCAGCTTCCTCAGCAGCTCGCGCAGCTCGCGCTCGGCTTCGGGGCCGCCGAGCAGCTCGCGGACCTGGGCCTGGAGGGTAACCTGCACCTCGCTGAGCTCCTTCAGTCGCTCCCTTCCGAGGTCGGTGAGCTCCAGGGCGTAGCGGCGGCGGTCGTGCGGGTCGCGTCCCCTGACCACGAGGCCCGCCTGGACCAGTTCCTCGACCACCTCGGCAGCGGCGGGCTCGGTGATCCTGAGGTACCGGGCGAGCTGCTGCTGCGGGCAGGGCGCCAGCGCGTCGAGCCCGGCCAGCGGCCCGAAGTGCCTGGTGCGCAGTCCGGTCCCCGCCAGCAGCGCGTCGCCGAGCCTGCGCAGCCGGTAGTGCGCCTGGGAGACCAGGTGCTCGGTGCTCTGGAGCGGCGACGGCTCGGGAAGCAGCGTGCCGAGCAGTTCGTTGAGCCGTCGCCGCTCGTCCGGGGTCAGCACGGCGGTGACCTGGGCGTCGTGGGCGGCGGCCGCCTTCCTCATCTCGCCGAGCGCCTGGTGGCCGCTGTCGGTCAGGCGCAGCACGTAGGAGCGGCGGTTGAGCGGGTTGCGGGTTCTCGTGACGTGGCCGGCCTCCTCGAGCGTGTCGATGAGGCGCACCATGAGCGTCCTGTTGAGGCCGAGCCGCTCGGACAGGTCCTGTTGCGAGAGGCCGTCCTGGTCGGCCAGGACGTCGAGCGCCACGAACTCCCGCGAGCGCGAGGCGCCCGCGAACAGGGTGAACGCCTGGCGCACCAGGTTGCCGAGCGAGAGCTGGATCAGTTCGGACAGGCTCACGAGGCGATCATATCAGCATGTTGATAGTTGGAGTGTTGACAGTTGGAACTATGAGGCTTTACCTTCCTCGCATGACCTACCGACTCGACATGACGATGATGTTCGCGGTGCACGACGCGCTCAGGCGTGACGTGGAGCGCGTCGCCAAGCTGACCGCCCGCCTCGACGACGACCCCCGGCGCCTGCTCGGCGCGGCGCTGGGCTGGGAGCTGTTCAAGAGCTACCTGCGGGTCCACCACACCACCGAGGACGACCTGCTGTGGCCCGCGATGGAGCGCACCCTGGCCGGGCGCCCCGACGAGCTGGCGCTGCTGGCGGCCATGGAGTCCGAACACGCGCTCATCGACCCGCTGCTCGCCTCCTTCGACGTGGCGCTGGCCGACCCCGACACCGGCCACGAACGGCTCGGTGGCCTGGCCGACAGCCTGGCGACCGTGCTCGGCGGCCACCTGGGCCACGAGGAACGCGAGGCGCTCGGAGTGATCGACCTGAGCGTCACCGAGGAGGAGTGGCGGCGCTTCGGCCAGGAGCACAGCAGGCGCATCGGGCCCGACGCGTCACGCTACCTGCCCTGGGTGCTGGACGAGGCGAGCGACGAGCGGGTCGCGCTCATCCTGGGCCGCATGCCTGAGCACATCCGCACGGCCTACCGCGACGAGTGGCGGGCGGCTTACGTCGCGCTGAACACCTGGGGCGGCTGAACCTGACCGAATCCTCCCGATCGCTACGATGATCATCGTTCGTTCTCCTCTGACCATCCGGGAGCGGTTCGGTTGTCGCGGCAAGAGCGCGTTCGTACGATCATCGAGACCCGGCTCGTCCAGCGGGCGATCATCCTCGTCATCGTGGTCAACGCCGTCACCATCGGCTGCGAGACCAGCTCCTACCTGATGCAGCGGGCCGGCGGGTTCCTGCACGCGGTCGACAGGATCGCGCTCACCGTCTTCACCGTCGAGATCGCCGCCCGCCTGTACGCCTACCGCCGGTCGTTCTTCAGCGATCCGTGGAACTGGTTCGACGCCGTGATCGTGGCGGTCGCGCTGGTGCCCGCCTCGGGCCCCACCTCGGTGCTCAGGGCGCTGCGCATCCTGCGGGCGCTGCGCCTGGTGTCGGCGGTGCCGAGCATGCGGCGCGTCGTCAACGCGCTGCTCGCGGCGGTGCCGGGGATGGCCTCCATCATCGGCCTGCTGGTGCTGATGATCTACATAGCCGCGGTGATCGCCACCAAGCTCTTCGGCGAGATCGTGCCCGAGCGCTTCGACGAGCTGCCGCGCTCGCTGTTCACGCTGTTCCAGATCATGACGGGCGACGACTGGGGCAACGTGGCGCAGGAGGTGATGACGGTGAAGCCGTGGGCGTGGGTCTTCTTCATCGCCTACATCCTGATGTCGACCTTCGTCGCGCTGAACCTCTTCATCGCCGTCGTGGTCAACGCCATGAACGACACCGAGGCCTCGCCCGCCGAGACGCAGACGCAGGCCGAGCTGAAGGCCGTCCAGCAGGACCTCGCCGCGCTGCACGCCAAGCTCGACCGGCTG
This window of the Nonomuraea africana genome carries:
- a CDS encoding MarR family winged helix-turn-helix transcriptional regulator, giving the protein MSLSELIQLSLGNLVRQAFTLFAGASRSREFVALDVLADQDGLSQQDLSERLGLNRTLMVRLIDTLEEAGHVTRTRNPLNRRSYVLRLTDSGHQALGEMRKAAAAHDAQVTAVLTPDERRRLNELLGTLLPEPSPLQSTEHLVSQAHYRLRRLGDALLAGTGLRTRHFGPLAGLDALAPCPQQQLARYLRITEPAAAEVVEELVQAGLVVRGRDPHDRRRYALELTDLGRERLKELSEVQVTLQAQVRELLGGPEAERELRELLRKLVG
- a CDS encoding ion transporter gives rise to the protein MSRQERVRTIIETRLVQRAIILVIVVNAVTIGCETSSYLMQRAGGFLHAVDRIALTVFTVEIAARLYAYRRSFFSDPWNWFDAVIVAVALVPASGPTSVLRALRILRALRLVSAVPSMRRVVNALLAAVPGMASIIGLLVLMIYIAAVIATKLFGEIVPERFDELPRSLFTLFQIMTGDDWGNVAQEVMTVKPWAWVFFIAYILMSTFVALNLFIAVVVNAMNDTEASPAETQTQAELKAVQQDLAALHAKLDRLLSRDEEPDALAAANGSRQPPGTASPR
- a CDS encoding hemerythrin domain-containing protein — its product is MTYRLDMTMMFAVHDALRRDVERVAKLTARLDDDPRRLLGAALGWELFKSYLRVHHTTEDDLLWPAMERTLAGRPDELALLAAMESEHALIDPLLASFDVALADPDTGHERLGGLADSLATVLGGHLGHEEREALGVIDLSVTEEEWRRFGQEHSRRIGPDASRYLPWVLDEASDERVALILGRMPEHIRTAYRDEWRAAYVALNTWGG